Genomic segment of Deltaproteobacteria bacterium:
GAAGACCGAGATGGCGCGGCTGGAAACGACCCTGGAGCTTGAAAGAAAGCAGACCGCAGAGAAGCTCGCCCTCCTCGATCAGGCCAAAGACCAGATGGCCGACGCTTTTGCCGCCCTGTCCTCTGAAGCCTTGAAAAGCAGCAACCAGTCTTTCCTCGAACTGGCCAAGGCCACCCTGGAGAAATACCAGGCCGAGGCTAAGGGGGACCTGGAACAAAGGCAGAAGGCGGTGGAGCACCTTGTTTCTCCGCTCAGGGAATCACTGGATAAGGTCAATGTTCACGTCCGGGAACTGGAAAAAGCCCGGGAAAAGGCCTATGGCGGCTTACAGGAACAGGTGAAATCCCTTCTTTATACCCAGGAAAGACTGCAGGACGAGACCGGGAAGCTGGTTAAGGCGCTCCGGTCGCCGGTGGTGCGCGGCCGATGGGGCGAGATTCAACTAAAGCGCGTCGTCGAGATGGCCGGGATGCTGCCTTACTGTGATTTTGTGGAACAGGCCTCGGTGACCACCGAGGAGGGGCGGCTCCGGCCCGACCTCATCGTCAGGCTTCCGGGTGGTAAAATTGTGGTCGTGGACGCCAAGACCCCGCTTGAGGCCTATCTTGACGCTCAGGAAACCGAAGACGAGGAGGTGAGGTTGGCGAAATTGAAGGATCACGCCCGCCAGGTTCGGGATCACATGGGAAAGCTAAGCGCCAGGGCCTACCAGGAGCAGTTTGATTCGACCCCTGAGTTTGTGGTGATGTTCTTGCCTGGAGAAAACTTCTTTAGCGCGGCCCTGGAACAGGACGCGCGCCTTATCGAAAAGGGCGTGACCGAGCGCGTGATCCTGGCGACGCCGACCACGCTCATCGCCCTGCTCCGCGCCGTGGCTTATGGCTGGCAGCAGGAAAAGATCGCGGAAAGCGCTCAGAAAATTAGCGAACTAGGCCGCAGCCTCCACGAACGGCTGGGCATACTGGCCGAACATTTCTCCGGAGTAGGCCGGGGCCTGGATCGGGCCGTGGAAGCCTTTAATAAAGCGGTCGGTTCCCTGGAAGGGCGTGTCCTGCCCGACATTCGCCGCTTTACCGAACTGGGAGTTTCAACCAAGGAAGAAATCCCGACCATCGAGCCGGTCGAACGGCCAACCAGGAGCCTCCAGGCCCCGGAACTGCTGAACCCGCCGGAATCCCCGGAAATCGAGACGGATAAACCCGAAGAATAACAGACTGCGATCCTCAGGCGAGGCAATTTTTATAAATATATTCCTTTCTGGATTCCCGCTTGCGCGGGAATGACAGTTCTTTTTGATATCACTCCACCGTTAGCGGAAAGCCACACATTGCGGCTGGATGCATTAGCGCAAGCTCCTCCCGGCCGGCCTCGCCTCCTTTGTCCAGGGAACGATATAAAACAGAATGAGGAGGCCGGGGATGGCGATCAGGGCGCAAAAGACAAAGAAAGAAAACCATCCCATGTTTTTGGCCAGAAACCCGGTGGGGGCTGAGGCCAGGACGCGAGGCACTCCCATGAGGCTGGTCAGAAGCGCATACTGTGTCGCGGTAAACTTCTTATTGGTCAGGCTGGCCATGAACCCGATAAAGGCCGCGGTTCCCATGCCGCTGCTCAGGTTTTCAAAGGCGATTACGGCCGTCAGTCCCGGAATACTGTGGCCGATTTTGGATAGAACAGCAAAGCCAGCCGTGGAAATGGCCTGCAGGAAGCCAAAGACCCAGAGCGACCGGCCGATGCCTTGGTAAAGCATGATCACGCCGCCAAGCAGACTCCCGACGATGGTGGCCCAGAACCCAAAAACTTTGACCACCGCGCCGATCTCGGTCTTGGTGAACCCGATATCGAGGTAAAAAGGGATGGTCATAGTGCTGGCCATCTGATCGCCGATCTTGTAAAGCAGGATAAAGGTCAGGATCCAGAGTGCGCCGGAACGAGAAAAATACTCGATAAAAGGATCGAAGATGGCTTCTCGGATGCTCTTGGGCGTGCCAGCCGGGACCTCAGGTTCCGATGTCAGCAAGGTCGTCACCACCCCGACCAGCATGCAGAGCGCCATGATCAGGTACACCCTGGCATAGGACATTTGGTCCGCCATGACCAGACCGCCGCCCGAGGCCAGCAGCATGCCAACCCTGTATCCATTGACGTACAGCGAGGACCCGAGGCCAAGCTCCCGGTCAGGCAGATCCTCCCGCCGGTAAGCGTCTACGACGATGTCCTGGCTGGCACTGAAAAAGGTCACCAGAAGAGCCACCATAGCCAGAACCCAGGGACTTTTTCCCGGGTTCGTCTGCCCCAGCCCGGCTATGGAAAGCATCAAGGCAATCTGAGCCAGTAGCAGCCAGCCCCGGCGGCGACCTAAAAAAGGCAGGGTGAACCGGTCTAAAAAAGGCGCCCAGATGAATTTCAAGGAGTAAGGCAGCCCGACCAGGGCCATCAGCCCGATCAGGGTCAGATCAACTCCCTCTTCCTTCATCCAGGCCTGCAAAAGAGTAATGGTCAGCAGAAGCGGCAGACCGCAGGAAAAACCCATAAACATAGCTACCATCATCCGCCGGCTCAAAATAACGGTCAGCATCGAATACCACTGATTTTTCCTGTCAGCCGAAACAGTCATCTTTCAGTAAACAAGGCTTCCAAATTCCGGGCTAGTTTTCTTTATGAGAATACAGTTTGGGCTAATGTTCAGCCAGACTAAACTTCTTCAGCGTATAAGGCAAGATGAAAAACCATGAATGTGGATTACTTGGCCAAGAAAGGAAGGTCATTCATTTGAAAGATAAAAAAATTAATCTCTTCGTAAACAGGCTGCCCAGTATTATGCCGATGGCAAAAGGCCTTTAACCGGGCAAGCCCCTCATGAAAATCCTGATCCGAAATCGCCTCAAGACTCGACAGAGCCCGGGTGCTCAATTTCTCAAAGTACTCCATGTGATCCTTTGCAAAGCGCTGATTGACAATGGGATGGGCGATAAGGTCGAAACCATGATGTTTAAAAAAGACAATCAGTTCCGCCCGATCAGGCGCGCGGCTCAGCTCTATTTCCATGGCTTTTGGGAAGAATTGAAGCCAGAAGTAGGTCTCGAGACTCTGCCGGGTGGAAGTGCGAATCAAGACATAGCCCTTGCCCCTCAAGGCTCTTCTGAAACCGATAATCGCCTTTTCTTTGTTCTGGATGTGGTGAAAGACCATGGAGAGAAAAAGCATGTCCGCCGTATGGTCGGGAAGCGGAATATCTTCGGCCGATCCACGCAGGAAGGTGATGGACGGGGAAGGAGCCTTCTCCCTGGCCTGGGAGAGCATTTTCTCAGAAGGCTCAATCCCGTATACCCTGGCCGAAAAGGTTTCGGCCAGGAGAGCGGTGAACCGGCCTGTGCCGCACCCAAGGTCTAAGATGGTCTTTATTTCGTGACGAGGCAGATGACGGGCTATGACCTCAGCCCACAGCCGCAGGGTATCGGGAGGCAGGCTTCTGCCTTTGTCGTAGCGCGCCTGCGCATTGGATTCGTTATAATCAAACGGAGCAGACATGCCCGTTTACCTCAACCGGAAAATCGTGCCTCACCTTCCCTTTGATTTCATAGGCTGTACAAACAGGGATTTCATCAAGGTAGCTCAGGATGTCCAGTAAGGTCAAGGCCATCTCGGCCAAAAA
This window contains:
- the rmuC gene encoding DNA recombination protein RmuC; translation: MDGLSIIIGLCLGLVIGGAAVWLISRATQQQASADMKTEMARLETTLELERKQTAEKLALLDQAKDQMADAFAALSSEALKSSNQSFLELAKATLEKYQAEAKGDLEQRQKAVEHLVSPLRESLDKVNVHVRELEKAREKAYGGLQEQVKSLLYTQERLQDETGKLVKALRSPVVRGRWGEIQLKRVVEMAGMLPYCDFVEQASVTTEEGRLRPDLIVRLPGGKIVVVDAKTPLEAYLDAQETEDEEVRLAKLKDHARQVRDHMGKLSARAYQEQFDSTPEFVVMFLPGENFFSAALEQDARLIEKGVTERVILATPTTLIALLRAVAYGWQQEKIAESAQKISELGRSLHERLGILAEHFSGVGRGLDRAVEAFNKAVGSLEGRVLPDIRRFTELGVSTKEEIPTIEPVERPTRSLQAPELLNPPESPEIETDKPEE
- a CDS encoding AmpG family muropeptide MFS transporter gives rise to the protein MVAMFMGFSCGLPLLLTITLLQAWMKEEGVDLTLIGLMALVGLPYSLKFIWAPFLDRFTLPFLGRRRGWLLLAQIALMLSIAGLGQTNPGKSPWVLAMVALLVTFFSASQDIVVDAYRREDLPDRELGLGSSLYVNGYRVGMLLASGGGLVMADQMSYARVYLIMALCMLVGVVTTLLTSEPEVPAGTPKSIREAIFDPFIEYFSRSGALWILTFILLYKIGDQMASTMTIPFYLDIGFTKTEIGAVVKVFGFWATIVGSLLGGVIMLYQGIGRSLWVFGFLQAISTAGFAVLSKIGHSIPGLTAVIAFENLSSGMGTAAFIGFMASLTNKKFTATQYALLTSLMGVPRVLASAPTGFLAKNMGWFSFFVFCALIAIPGLLILFYIVPWTKEARPAGRSLR
- a CDS encoding methyltransferase domain-containing protein, with translation MSAPFDYNESNAQARYDKGRSLPPDTLRLWAEVIARHLPRHEIKTILDLGCGTGRFTALLAETFSARVYGIEPSEKMLSQAREKAPSPSITFLRGSAEDIPLPDHTADMLFLSMVFHHIQNKEKAIIGFRRALRGKGYVLIRTSTRQSLETYFWLQFFPKAMEIELSRAPDRAELIVFFKHHGFDLIAHPIVNQRFAKDHMEYFEKLSTRALSSLEAISDQDFHEGLARLKAFCHRHNTGQPVYEEINFFIFQMNDLPFLAK
- a CDS encoding adenylosuccinate synthetase; the protein is MALTLLDILSYLDEIPVCTAYEIKGKVRHDFPVEVNGHVCSV